A region from the Nematostella vectensis chromosome 13, jaNemVect1.1, whole genome shotgun sequence genome encodes:
- the LOC5505880 gene encoding uncharacterized protein LOC5505880 isoform X2, with product MDINLSGEESFAFSDIVPPSHVSGLESFSDFDDSDFDQESLVENDENNTSSNNKQESREKSCEDENPASESFSFSSVPSADIKEFWAAIASAKEQLGMPMDNTSVALDESSLGLLPTELLEEVSCFGDSQTSLSDLRRKDSPSSPSLQSNNSETDNQQGNELSYSSGYQDALSLSHIKADKNLEERPDTSQPPDTFFNPQDSRTLSRPDSANEDVAGHSQSQDDFHFMLQTRAGSGDGGELIDRMSLASSISFLQSQTFPDSIFSQSLSSTSRGLGSGMDSRSGSDIEQEDELDITPSNQVEDQQRPDSHDVGDGRHSGMAVGRPGLEGANSDTEDVPAQGRPSSDFGSPVAESIELRQSGEGGDVLPYIPGDGGGGGDGSSGHGSDDDDDDENDDDEHDDGQASGDDQPSSQRSSVNSSPGEGADTNPPSSSSGERLRGLPVGHAASDTPNSVLSPSPSNTGDMSTSSSLDNFDVLTASTPMVRNAQVAFDFDATPVNRDHSGLGLQYLLPTHNDTVRGNVFQDSSLHLSQLPSIAFDATITDKTLVAMTPARGSDGSPLQNEQSNTITDHASSGFASSNPSTLSTKNPFDTSDTDNSLLWKSTPREENESLSRTTPGILFKGSTRPSSVTDDNSNQNHRRSGSSSPSKNVAIVRPEVQKTAAGSSKISSFTKKYGTSSRSSNSRPSLQETHKAPKSRSSVDDSTSGRTMTPGGSGEQVVPFSFQGPDMSQQYDDRFLSGVGFGEEPCQQSINNPFDSEGGIDEWGDVGRDIGDEFEAQSGDIEAMLAADEESFVREHQFDHAEADSTAQGIQDAHDWTIPDHSHLTARGSLLRVMGINDPNGTGEVRISFGAVMTAGSEELGTLHNDDPQRPRPHFGNGRLISTPSPQPPPKLISTQSLEQQSSFLEKFPKFENTPMKQTNVQLYKGSSAMFQENSMIPTVKKKPKNPRNRQGSIHKTSSTDKTFADQKAKLDKQYRNKVPRERRGSQSSSQSSSSKSSIPSVIDNSLRGASTKKRRSSNVSSSSRTRQQQQGKHVVPSDSQRSEVRSRSHQESSSRPPTSSFNQSKVHGSHKTYPRRQQRSGSDGNAHDTEGTDSRRVLRGKGAGSAPDLPGHDLEKSGVSDRQDLAAFIAAATNTDADYISKILAEAAKAKSRSQSDDSRSKASSHGDAIQESPEPERLSSITPIASSSPHNHSQPSPSFTLDATAANETSVFESSNEQLPNLDNTASNGIDASAFVKDSPENVSVIERDTLSVSPPKNVSMSPAPDPFTAQVVDPYFGKTYTVKGKLPQSSGGGLVSAHPKVSQAEPRHDQSSSPQSSSFRVMSTCNDDSNIIPESPLKYQQSRLEHSFDSLVQHHSPLPESQLRHSWPKTSETPQKTENDRVIPRRTSGSHGPSLATPKSDNEPNYMQAVVVSVAQNIPSPVYQGISPLGFPTHPQPQSAPFVNTNPLAYGAQPGYGQSLNGPPLGWTFPPPPIGFQHIPGPPTSLHAQQGPYHGSDTYGNFGSTAPTILGPNGIPIINYLGHAQNYAPFSGAQRMLVQPYTVSASVATRVSTMPQTMPPQTSSSVAHQGQVFQNTAPPSGLLQLGQPQERPGIDALGNQTVASAGASVVIPGEVKMPPICCVGVETRSKLSLHNPSSRWIYCNVKVGSCVINGVQVITADDIPFTLPSKLIIDPHKTIDIEVLFTPKMAGLHLAKLHVTSTPLLPEGQKTSEAMTESLPILVSLEAVAEQPEVQILQEDRQVIDFGEMIAGTKQSRALRLINRGRAVVPVRLTITPNATSLHCFSFANADSSPKKDKGHTSSAGMLSIHKLLLDGKACAVEMLSCNSIHKLLLDGKTCADGSIEPSITWILFQAPERGELGTALGLPDEFIARVDIEIAGENSPIIGSVLLKATVGVARLTIPRSAQELQFTGTAGQSVKRTYALKNMGNINSQVHLKVAEEKYYTVNPTRTMLRPMQEVQITVVFRAPKSQGVVDSTLSMTVLPHGPDYEIPLRGMVAQPPAPIDEHMNLLLCNKSVVCWPGIAVGKAAQQKVILKNNAETKTMKLQLSIQGHHSDFQLQNMFGKVDPKSLASIVNLGPREELPVHILFAPSTLGLVSSTLIIKSAVGRPEYVKSKVPLHGCGGTSNLTLVDTRKLSEGYITNIGEVSLGKKNVFKVTVKNTGARAAFVKAVCYTDISSKSVYPPSHFGITPNNFILHEHCSKQLEVSFLPLENDALKCQREVSTVANVVFYFGDEVIRSQYKRYVQQNDLSCPSLTGDSGINFLSVFLDEDRILEDVNYPSTPDWSKFFQSCVSRLRLELVGSPRAESLVDRGQAEANQSLDLVPILGPTDNAPAGPLLNDARNVEAGSPEELSWAVTPEQMVLKPCKTLPEQAVGRFQIVNFSERPLRFEFSWPGHCLSITPEGGQVPPRSQVTVLMSPAANLSSRGIDLPWSGTVHVTCDGQQKPIRVQIREELVLENSPFQPGTSQMKPLDTGMATPFTSAPLPSSHLPPLVVKNKRVEFAETVVGGESATELVLESTVDSNVSWNLSSVAPVYVKGDASGDVYRATYSAFWFQKRSGMLQGKNLLKILVKFLPMDPGQYSQHWDLKFQHEGFKRLHKQRIEVFAQAIVRDAPFTKITREGGKENQPAITHKRLPAKVEHLSHQKGQSQEKQSVILNGTSKISEKSTNRPRRNRGVYVNESEVIFPKTAVGGTSESIVKICNTTDAEVTVPIQRPQAPFSLPSHIPGRSRISAHRFVRIPVRFTPTEPGTSYTSVIVFVLPEQRIEVQVQGES from the exons ATGGATATTAATTTATCCGGGGAAGAGTCGTTTGCCTTTAGTGACATTGTTCCACCTTCGCATGTCAGTGGTTTAGAATCGTTCTCGGATTTTGATGACAGTGACTTTGATCAAGAAAGTTTAGTCGAGAACGATGAAAATAACACGAGTTCCAATAACAAACAAGAATCCCGAGAGAAGTCTTGTGAAGATGAAAATCCCGCATCAGAAAG TTTCTCCTTCAGCTCTGTTCCATCGGCAGATATCAAAGAATTCTGGGCAGCTATTGCAAGTGCGAAAGAACAGTTAG GGATGCCGATGGACAATACATCCGTTGCTCTAGATGAAAGCTCACTTGGACTTCTTCCAACAGAGTTATTGGAGG AAGTCTCTTGTTTTGGAGATAGCCAGACATCTTTATCAGATCTCCGCCGAAAAGATAGTCCCAGTTCCCCAAGCCTCCAAAGCAATAATTCTGAAACTGATAATCAGCAAGGCAATGAATTGTCCTATTCCAGTGGTTACCAAGATGCCTTGTCGCTAAGCCACATCAAAGCTGACAAGAATCTTGAAGAAAGGCCTGACACCA GTCAACCacctgatactttcttcaacCCTCAAGACTCAAGAACATTATCAAGACCAGACAGTGCCAATGAGGATGTAGCCGGACATAGCCAAAGCCAGG ATGATTTCCACTTCATGCTCCAGACAAGGGCAGGTAGTGGGGATGGTGGCGAGTTGATTGACAGGATGTCATTGGCCTCCAGTATAAGTTTCTTGCAGTCACAGACATTCCCAGACAGTATATTCAGTCAAAGCCTGAGTAG CACTAGCCGTGGGTTGGGAAGTGGCATGGATTCACGATCTGGAAGTGACATTGAACAGGAGGATGAATTGGACATTACCCCAAGCAACCAGGTTGAAGACCAGCAACGCCCAGATTCacatgatgttggtgatggcAGACACTCAGGCATGGCTGTAGGACGTCCTGGTCTAGAGGGTGCTAATTCAGACACAGAAGATGTCCCAGCTCAGGGCAGACCATCGTCAGACTTTGGAAGTCCAGTTGCTGAATCCATCG AGCTTCGACAGTCTGGTGAGGGTGGGGACGTCTTGCCGTACATCCCTGGAGATGGTGGAGGAGGTGGGGACGGTAGTAGTGGTCATggcagtgatgatgatgatgatgatgaaaatgatgatgatgaacatgACGATGGGCAAGCATCAG GCGATGACCAGCCAAGCAGCCAACGATCCTCTGTTAATTCCTCCCCTGGCGAAGGTGCTGACACTAATCCACCATCCAGCTCCTCTGGAGAAAGGTTGAGAGGTCTCCCTGTAGGCCATGCGGCATCTGACACTCCAAATAGTGTACTATCGCCATCCCCCAGCAACACTGGGGACATGAGTACTAGCTCATCCCTTGATAACTTTGATGTGCTCACTGCTTCAACTCCCATGGTCAGAAATGCTCAG GTTGCCTTTGATTTTGATGCCACACCTGTAAATAGGGATCATTCAGGCCTTGGATTGCAATATCTTCTGCCTACGCACAATGATACTGTGCGCGGGAATGTTTTCCAAGATAGCAGTTTGCACCTTTCACAG TTGCCATCAATTGCCTTTGACGCGACAATTACTGACAAG ACGTTGGTTGCCATGACTCCAGCCCGTGGTTCTGATGGATCACCACTTCAAAACGAGCAGTCGAACACAATCACAGATCATGCTTCATCAGGCTTTGCATCAAGTAATCCCTCAACATTATCCACAAAGAACCCGTTTGATACAAGTGATACAGACAACTCATTGCTGTGGAAG TCAACACCAAGAGAAGAGAATGAAAGTTTGAGCAGGACTACTCCTGGGATTTTGTTCAAGGGCAGCACCCGGCCATCATCAGTTACTGACGACAACTCAAACCAAAAC CATCGTAGATCCGGATCAAGTTCCCCCAGCAAAAATGTTGCAATTGTCAGACCAGAAGTACAAAAGACTGCTGCTGGGTCAAGCAAAATATCAAGTTTTACCAAGAAATATG GAACTTCCAGCCGTTCCAGTAACAGTAGACCTTCATTACAAGAAACGCACAAAGCACCTAAATCTAGATCGTCTGTAGATGACTCAACGTCAGGTCGTACCATGACTCCTGGTGGCTCAGGGGAGCAAGTTGTACCCTTTTCCTTCCAAGGACCCGACATGAGCCAGCAGTACGACGATAGATTCCTCTCTGGTGTGGGGTTTGGGGAAGAACCTTGCCAGCAATCtatcaataatccctttgaTAGTGAAG GTGGTATTGATGAGTGGGGTGATGTTGGGAGAGATATTGGTGACGAGTTTGAGGCGCAaa GTGGCGATATAGAGGCAATGCTGGCCGCAGATGAGGAGAGTTTCGTCAGAGAACATCAGTTTGATCATGCT GAAGCGGACAGTACTGCACAAGGGATCCAAGACGCCCATGATTGGACCATTCCAGATCATAGCCACTTGACCGCTAGAGGCTCCCTCCTACGGGTCATGGGTATTAATGACCCTAATGGCACAGGAGAAGTCCGGATATCCTTCGGTGCTGTGATGACAGCTGGCTCGGAGGAGCTTGGGACCCTACATAATGACGACCCTCAACGACCAAGG ccccACTTTGGAAATGGCAGATTAATCAGTACTCCTTCCCCACAGCCTCCACCCAAGCTAATATCCACACAAAGTCTGGAACAACAGTCCTCCTTCCTGGAGAAATTCCCAAAATTTGAGAACACTCCAATGAAGCAGACAAACGTCCAACTTTATAAAGGAAGCTCTGCAATGTTCCAGGAAAACTCCATGATTCCCACTGTGAAAAAGAAACCTAAGAATCCAAGAAACCGACAAGGGTCGATCCACAAGACAAGTAGCACTGACAAGACATTTGCGGACCAGAAAGCAAAGTTGGATAAGCAATACAGAAACAAAGTGCCCAGGGAACGGAGGGGTAGTCAGAGCAGCTCTCAGAGTTCCAGCAGTAAAAGCAGCATCCCAAGTGTCATCGACAACAGCTTGAGAGGGGCAAGTACAAAAAAACGGCGGAGCAGTAACGTAAGTTCTAGTAGCAGGACAAGGCAGCAGCAGCAGGGAAAACATGTGGTTCCATCAGATTCGCAGAGATCAGAAGTGAGATCTAGGTCGCATCAAGAGTCATCTTCAAGGCCACCAACAAGTTCCTTTAATCAGAGCAAAGTTCATGGCAGTCACAAGACGTATCCAAGAAGGCAGCAGAGATCAGGATCAGATGGAAACGCACATGATACTGAGGGCACCGATTCCAGAAGAGTTCTTCGTGGAAAAGGTGCAGGGTCTGCTCCTGATCTGCCTGGACATGATCTGGAAAAGAGTGGTGTCTCCGATCGGCAAGATCTGGCTGCATTTATTGCAGCTGCAACTAATACTGACGCAGATTACATAAGTAAAATATTAGCTGAGGCCGCAAAGGCGAAATCGAGATCCCAGAGTGACGATAGCAGGTCAAAAGCATCGAGTCATGGCGACGCGATACAGGAAAGCCCCGAGCCTGAAAGGCTGAGCTCCATAACACCTATTGCGTCCAGTAGCCCTCACAATCATAGCCAGCCTTCGCCATCGTTTACCCTAGATGCCACTGCTGCTAACGAGACGTCTGTTTTCGAAAGTTCAAATGAACAGCTGCCCAATCTCGACAACACTGCTAGTAATGGTATCGATGCCAGTGCCTTTGTGAAGGACAGTCCGGAAAATGTGTCCGTCATTGAGCGTGACACCTTGAGTGTTTCACCTCCTAAAAACGTGTCAATGTCTCCGGCACCTGACCCCTTCACAGCCCAGGTGGTAGATCCTTACTTCGGCAAGACTTATACCGTGAAAGGAAAGCTGCCACAGTCGTCTGGTGGTGGGCTAGTCAGTGCGCATCCTAAAGTTTCCCAAGCAGAACCAAGACATGATCAATCGTCATCACCTCAATCATCAAGCTTCAGAGTGATGTCTACGTGTAACGACGACTCAAACATAATCCCAGAGTCTCCTTTAAAATACCAGCAAAGCAGACTTGAACACTCATTTGACAGCTTGGTACAACATCACTCACCTCTTCCTGAATCCCAACTGAGGCATTCTTGGCCCAAGACATCAGAAACGCcacaaaaaacagaaaatgaTCGAGTAATTCCCAGGAGAACCTCTGGTTCACACGGTCCTTCTCTTGCAACGCCAAAATCAGACAATGAACCAAATTACATGCAAGCAGTGGTTGTTTCCGTTGCACAAAACATCCCTTCGCCAGTCTATCAGGGAATATCACCGCTTGGTTTCCCTACTCATCCCCAACCACAATCAGCCCCCTTTGTCAACACCAACCCACTAGCATACGGTGCCCAGCCTGGATACGGTCAGTCTCTGAATGGTCCCCCTCTGGGATGGACATTTCCACCTCCACCAATCGGTTTCCAGCACATCCCAGGTCCTCCCACCTCACTACACGCTCAGCAGGGACCTTACCATGGAAGTGACACTTATGGCAACTTCGGTAGCACAGCCCCTACGATATTAGGTCCCAATGGCATCCCAATAATAAATTACCTGGGACACGCCCAGAATTATGCACCATTTTCAGGCGCCCAGCGGATGCTGGTGCAGCCTTACACTGTGTCAGCCAGTGTGGCAACCAGAGTGTCAACAATGCCGCAAACCATGCCTCCGCAGACCTCTTCGAGTGTCGCACATCAGGGGCAAGTCTTCCAGAATACAGCACCACCGTCTGGGCTCCTTCAGCTTGGACAACCCCAAGAGAGACCAGGGATTGATGCGCTAGGCAACCAGACGGTCGCCTCAGCAGGAGCCTCTGTGGTTATCCCAGGAGAGGTTAAGATGCCCCCCATCTGTTGTGTAGGGGTCGAAACCCGAAGTAAACTCTCCCTGCATAATCCAAGCAGTAGATGGATCTATTGCAACGTCAAAGTTGGCTCATGTGTGATAAATGGAGTTCAG GTGATTACAGCTGATGATATCCCATTCACACTCCCTTCCAAGCTGATAATCGACCCACATAAGACTATAGATATTGAG GTGCTATTCACGCCTAAGATGGCAGGTCTCCACTTAGCCAAGCTACACGTTACGTCAACCCCACTGCTCCCAGAAGGACAGAAGACTTCGGAAGCAATGACCGAGTCATTGCCGATACTTGTATCACTAGAGGCTGTGGCGGAGCAGCCGGAAGTGCAG ATTCTTCAAGAGGATCGTCAAGTCATTGATTTTGGGGAGATGATTGCTGGGACCAAGCAATCGCGAGCATTGAGGCTTATAAACAGAGGTCGGGCAGTAGTTCCTGTCAGGCTCACAATAACCCCT AACGCTACGTCACTCCATTGCTTCTCGTTCGCCAATGCAGACTCTTCCCCCAAAAAAGACAAGGGACATACCTCCTCTGCAGGCATGCTGTCTATTCACAAGCTCTTGCTTGATGGCAAGGCCTGTGCT GTTGAAATGTTGTCATGTAATTCTATTCACAAGCTCTTGCTTGATGGCAAGACCTGTGCT GATGGGTCCATTGAGCCAAGCATAACGTGGATCCTTTTCCAAGCCCCCGAAAGGGGTGAACTCG GTACCGCTCTTGGGCTGCCAGATGAGTTTATTGCCAGAGTAGATATTGAGATCGCTGGGGAAAACA GTCCTATAATCGgcagtgtgcttttaaaggcCACTGTTGGAGTAGCAAGGTTAACTATCCCAAGATCTGCGCAG GAATTGCAATTCACCGGGACAGCAGGACAATCCGTGAAGCGCACTTATGCCCTGAAAAACATGGGAAATATAAACAGCCAAGTGCACCTGAAAGTAGCAGAAGAGAAATATTATACGGTCAATCCAACGCGAACAATGCTTCGGCCCATGCAG GAAGTTCAGATTACTGTGGTATTCAGGGCTCCCAAGTCACAAGGTGTTGTTGACAG CACCTTGTCGATGACTGTGTTGCCCCACGGCCCAGACTATGAGATACCGCTTAGGGGAATGGTGGCCCAGCCTCCTGCGCCCATCGACGAGCACAT GAACTTACTGTTGTGTAACAAGTCTGTTGTGTGTTGGCCTGGGATAGCTGTTGGAAAAGCTGC CCAACAGAAGGTTATTCTTAAGAACAATGCAGAAACGAAGACAATGAAACTCCAGCTTTCTATCCAAGGTCACCACTCAGACTTTCAG CTGCAGAATATGTTTGGTAAGGTTGATCCGAAAAGTCTGGCATCTATTGTCAACCTGGGTCCTCGG GAGGAACTTCCTGTGCATATTTTGTTTGCACCCTCCACTCTTGGGCTTGTCTCCAGCACTCTCATCATAAAGTCGGCTGTGGGGCGCCCAGAGTACGTCAAGTCAAAG GTCCCCTTGCATGGGTGCGGCGGTACTAGTAACCTGACCCTAGTGGACACACGAAAGCTCAGCGAGGGCTACATTACCAACATTGGCGAG gTGTCGCTTGGTAAGAAGAACGTATTCAAAGTTACCGTTAAGAATACGGGTGCGAGAGCAGCTTTCGTGAAGGCCGTATGTTACACGG ACATCTCTTCAAAGTCCGTCTACCCGCCTAGTCACTTTGGCATCACCCCCAATAATTTCATCTTGCATGAGCACTGCTCAAAG CAACTAGAAGTGTCATTCCTACCTCTGGAAAATGATGCTCTAAAATGCCAGCGGGAGGTCAGCACTGTCGCTAATGTCGTCTTCTACTTTGGTGATGAAGTTATCAGAAGTCAGTACAAAAG GTACGTTCAGCAAAATGATCTGTCTTGCCCCTCCCTCACCGGAGACAGTGGAATCAACTTCTTGTCGGTCTTCTTGGATGAGGACAGGATCCTTGAAG ATGTGAACTATCCCTCCACACCTGATTGGTCGAAGTTCTTCCAGAGCTGTGTGTCTCGGCTTCGTCTCGAGCTTGTAGGCTCGCCAAGGGCTGAGAGTCTGGTAGACCGAGGACAGGCTGAGGCAAATCAGTCTCTGGACCTGGTTCCTATCCTCGGGCCGACAGATAATGCGCCTGCAGGTCCCTTACTTAATGATGCCAGAAATG TCGAGGCTGGCTCTCCCGAAGAGCTCTCATGGGCAGTGACGCCCGAGCAAATGGTGCTGAAACCGTGTAAGACTT TGCCAGAGCAAGCCGTGGGAAGATTCCAAATCGTTAACTTTTCCGAGCGTCCATTACG ATTTGAGTTCAGTTGGCCAGGACATTGCCTATCTATAACTCCAGAAGGAGGCCAAGTCCCGCCAAG GAGCCAAGTAACAGTACTGATGAGCCCCGCCGCTAATCTCTCCTCTCGAGGGATCGACCTCCCTTGGAGCGGGACGGTGCACGTGACTTGTGACGGCCAGCAAAAGCCAATCAGGGTGCAGATCCGTGAGGAACTTGTCCTGGAGAACTCCCCATTCCAGCCGGGGACCAGTCAGATGAAGCCGCTAGACACGGGCATGGCCACGCCGTTCACCTCTGCACCCCTGCCCTCGTCGCACTTACCCCCGTTAGTGGTGAAAAATAAGAGGGTGGAATTTGCAGAGACGGTGGTGGGGGGAGAATCTG CCACGGAGCTTGTGTTAGAAAGTACAGTAGACTCCAATGTGTCCTGGAACCTGAGCTCTGTGGCCCCTGTCTATGTCAAG GGTGACGCGTCTGGTGATGTGTACCGCGCCACTTACTCTGCCTTCTGGTTCCAAAAGCGCTCAGGAATGTTACAAGGCAAAAATTTGTTAAAG ATTCTTGTGAAGTTCCTGCCAATGGACCCCGGCCAGTACTCCCAGCACTGGGACCTTAAG TTTCAACATGAGGGCTTCAAGCGACTTCACAAGCAAAGGATAGAGGTGTTTGCACAG gcaATTGTAAGAGATGCTCCTTTCACCAAGATTACACGAGAGGGAGGGAAAGAAAATCAGCCAGCGATAACACACAAAAGACTTCCAGCAAAAGTAGAACACCTTTCGCATCAGAAAGGCCAGTCTCAAGAAAAGCAGTCAGTGATCCTTAATGGGACAAGCAAGATTTCGGAAAAATCTACCAACAG ACCCCGGCGAAATCGTGGAGTTTATGTTAACGAGAGTGAAGTCATCTTTCCAAAGACGGCTGTTGGTGGAACATCTGAAAGTATTGTCAAGATTTGCAATACCACCGATGCTGAGGTTACG GTCCCGATCCAACGCCCTCAAGCTCCTTTCTCCCTCCCATCACACATCCCCGGAAGATCACGAATCAGTGCTCATCGGTTTGTGAGAATACCGGTCAGATTTACACCAACGGAGCCTGGGACTAGCTACACGTCTGTCATAGTGTTCGTATTACCAGAGCAGCGGATTGAAGTACAAGTACAAGGGGAATCCTGA